One window from the genome of Cucumis melo cultivar AY chromosome 10, USDA_Cmelo_AY_1.0, whole genome shotgun sequence encodes:
- the LOC103500233 gene encoding pumilio homolog 1-like: MVTDTYSKLGTDISLRSALKSGDYGEDLGMLRRQQQHEAVSDREKELNLCRSGSAPPTVEGSLTAVGDMFNASDLLGFNKTAGKGFISDEELRSDPAYVNYYYSNVNLNPRLPPPLLSKEDWRFAQRLHGGGGAGGLGGIGDRREGSRGGDEGVNRNGSLFMLQPGVGTKEDSGIESRRVAGDWTGDGLIGLPGLGLGSRKKSIAEILQDDISNGMNISRHPSRPTSRNAFEDSLEASESQFAYLHQDMATIGGNKQGISAVQGVGASAPHTYASAVGASLSRSATPDPQLVARAPSPRIPPVGGRISSTMEKRNASGPNSFNGVSLKASDPSDLVSSFSGMNLSNGILDDESHLRSDIQQEIDDRHNFFNLQTDQNDMKRYLGLKNTDLGKFHLHSSSHSARGSHQNNSLASGVDQSEFNKQAVSSPTSYMKGPYKQTLNNARGSPSRNQNIDNANSSFLNYGFSGYTTNPPVSSIVGTHLGSGNLPPLYENAAAAASAMGMSALNNRAFNGLALGSSMLETASEFQNNRLENHNAMNGMQLPGLDPSYIQYLGSNEYAAAQVGGISDPPLDSDSLMGNGYMDLLGVQKAYLGALLSPQNSQFVLPYFGKSGSLNHNYYGNPSYGLGMSYPGSPLAGSLLPGSPAGSGNALNHISKALRFSSGMRNFAGGSLGGWHSEGGGNMNGGFVSSLLDEFKSNKSKCFELSEIAGHVFEFSSDQYGSRFIQQKLETASVEEKDMVFHEIMPQALSLMTDVFGNYVVQKFFEHGTASQIRELADQLNGHVLALSLQMYGCRVIQKAIEVVDVDQQTKMVTELDGQIMRCVRDQNGNHVVQKCIECIPEEAIQFIVSTFYDQVVTLSTHPYGCRVIQRVLEHCHNPKTQHIMMDEILQSVCTLAQDQYGNYVVQHVLEHGKPHERSAIIKKLTGQIVQMSQQKFASNVIEKCLTFGTSAERQALVNEMLGTTDENEPLQVMMKDQFANYVVQKVLETCDDQQLELILNRIKVHLNALKKYTYGKHIVARVEKLVAAGERRISILTPKPAQVVA, encoded by the exons ATGGTTACCGATACTTATTCGAAATTGGGTACTGATATTTCACTGCGATCGGCGCTGAAAAGTGGCGATTATGGTGAAGATTTAGGGATGTTGAGAAGACAACAGCAGCACGAGGCTGTGAGTGACAGAGAGAAGGAACTCAACCTTTGCCGGAGTGGCTCTGCGCCGCCGACCGTTGAAGGCTCTTTAACCGCCGTTGGAGATATGTTTAATGCTTCTGACTTATTGGGATTCAACAAAACCGCCGGAAAAGGTTTCATTTCTGATGAAGAGCTTCGTTCTGATCCTGCTTATGTTAACTATTACTATTCCAATGTGAATCTGAACCCTCGCCTTCCGCCGCCGCTGCTTTCTAAGGAGGATTGGCGGTTTGCACAGCGGTTACACGGCGGAGGCGGCGCCGGGGGGTTGGGTGGGATTGGAGATAGGAGGGAAGGCAGTAGAGGTGGTGATGAAGGGGTTAATCGAAATGGGTCACTTTTCATGTTGCAGCCTGGAGTTGGAACCAAAGAGGATTCCGGTATCGAATCAAGGCGGGTTGCAGGTGATTGGACCGGCGATGGTCTTATCGGGCTGCCGGGGTTAGGACTTGGGAGTAGGAAGAAAAGCATTGCTGAGATCCTTCAG GATGATATAAGCAATGGAATGAATATCTCCCGGCATCCTTCTCGTCCGACTAGTCGCAATGCATTTGAGGATTCTTTGGAAGCTTCAGAAAGTCAATTTGCTTACTTACATCAAGATATGGCAACAATTGGTGGGAACAAACAGGGAATATCtgcagtccaaggggttggtgCCTCTGCACCTCATACTTATGCATCAGCTGTAGGAGCTTCCTTGTCGAGAAGTGCGACTCCCGATCCTCAACTTGTAGCCAGGGCTCCAAGTCCTCGTATTCCTCCAGTTGGTGGGAGAATATCTAGCACTATGGAGAAAAGAAATGCTTCTGGGCCAAATTCTTTCAATGGGGTTTCGCTGAAGGCGAGTGACCCTTCAGACCTGGTGTCTTCTTTTTCAGGCATGAATTTGTCCAATGGTATTCTTGATGATGAGAGCCACTTGCGGTCGGATATTCAGCAGGAGATTGATGATCGTCATAACTTCTTCAATCTGCAAACTGATCAAAATGATATGAAAAGGTATCTAGGTTTGAAGAACACAGACTTGGGGAAGTTTCATCTGCATTCATCTTCTCATTCAGCTAGAGGATCTCATCAAAATAATTCTCTTGCGTCAGGTGTTGATCAATCAGAATTCAACAAGCAAGCTGTTTCTTCCCCTACTTCATATATGAAGGGACCATATAAACAAACACTTAATAATGCAAGAGGTTCACCATCTCGCAATCAAAATATCGACAATGCAAATTCTTCTTTCTTGAATTATGGATTCAGTGGTTATACTACAAATCCTCCTGTTTCCTCAATTGTTGGGACCCATCTCGGTAGTGGTAATTTACCTCCACTGTATGAGAATGCTGCTGCTGCTGCATCAGCAATGGGAATGAGTGCCTTGAACAATAGAGCATTCAATGGATTGGCTTTAGGATCGAGTATGTTGGAAACAGCCAGTGAATTTCAAAATAACAGGTTGGAAAATCATAATGCGATGAACGGTATGCAGTTACCTGGACTGGATCCATCCTACATTCAATATTTGGGATCAAATGAATACGCTGCTGCACAGGTGGGCGGGATTAGTGACCCTCCATTGGATAGTGATAGTTTGATGGGTAATGGATATATGGATTTATTGGGAGTCCAAAAAGCTTACCTGGGAGCATTGCTTTCACctcaaaattcacaatttgttCTACCTTATTTTGGTAAATCCGGCAGTCTAAATCATAACTACTATGGCAACCCAAGCTATGGTCTTGGCATGTCGTATCCCGGAAGTCCATTAGCTGGATCCCTTCTTCCTGGCTCTCCTGCTGGATCTGGTAATGCCCTCAACCACATCAGTAAGGCCTTGCGCTTCTCTTCGGGAATGAGAAATTTTGCTGGAGGTAGCCTTGGAGGTTGGCATTCTGAAGGTGGTGGCAATATGAATGGAGGTTTTGTGTCTTCTTTGCTAGATGAATTCAAAAGCAATAAAAGCAAATGTTTTGAACTTTCAGAAATTGCTGGCCATGTTTTTGAGTTCAG CTCCGATCAATATGGAAGTCGTTTCATTCAGCAGAAGCTTGAAACCGCCTCTGTAGAAGAGAAAGATATGGTTTTCCATGAAATTATGCCACAAGCTCTTTCCTTAATGACTGATGTGTTTGGTAATTATGTTGTTCAAAAG TTTTTTGAGCATGGAACTGCATCCCAAATAAGGGAACTAGCTGATCAACTCAACGGACACGTCCTAGCACTCAGTCTTCAAATGTATGGTTGTCGAGTGATTCAGAAG GCAATCGAAGTGGTTGATGTTGACCAGCAGACTAAAATGGTTACAGAATTAGATGGTCAGATCATGCGTTGTGTACGTGACCAAAATGGGAACCATGTTGTACAGAAGTGCATTGAATGCATTCCTGAGGAAGCCATTCAATTTATTGTTTCAACATTTTATGATCAAGTCGTTACATTATCGACTCATCCATACGGTTGTCGTGTTATACAG AGAGTCCTTGAGCACTGCCACAACCCAAAAACGCAGCATATAATGATGGACGAGATTTTGCAGTCTGTCTGCACGTTGGCTCAAGATCAGTATGGAAATTATGTTGTGCAG CATGTATTGGAGCATGGGAAGCCACACGAACGTTCTGCTATTATAAAGAAACTGACTGGGCAGATAGTTCAAATGAGTCAACAGAAGTTTGCCTCCAATGTCATCGAGAAATGTCTAACTTTTGGAACTTCTGCTGAACGCCAGGCCTTGGTGAATGAGATGCTTGGTACCACAGATGAAAACGAGCCCCTTCAG GTTATGATGAAGGATCAGTTTGCAAACTACGTTGTACAGAAAGTGCTGGAAACTTGTGATGACCAGCAACTTGAACTAATTCTTAATAGGATAAAAGTTCATCTCAATGCTCTGAAGAAGTATACCTATGGTAAGCACATAGTCGCGCGGGTGGAGAAACTTGTTGCTGCTGGAG AGAGGAGGATTAGCATTCTGACTCCAAAGCCAGCACAGGTGGTTGCTTAG
- the LOC103500234 gene encoding ribulose bisphosphate carboxylase/oxygenase activase 2, chloroplastic-like isoform X1: protein MVRISFFLWTQLLRHPFASIKSLFTPHSSLSFSKSTFPLPNTYSLLQVPMAASAASVGVVNHAPLSLNGSGSATSVPSSVFFGKKVVTSRAVTPKASSGSFKVVAVESIPDENLEKQTNKDRWAGLGYDVSDDQQDITRGKGMVDSLFQAPMQSGTHYAVMSSYEYLSTGLKTYEGMDNILDGYYIAPAFMDKLVVHITKNYMTLPNIKVPLILGLWGGKGQGKSFQCELVFAKMGINPIMMSAGELESGNAGEPAKLIRQRYREAADIIKKGKMSCLFINDLDAGAGRLGGTTQYTVNNQMVNATLMNIADNPTNVQLPGMYNKEENPRVPIIVTGNDFSTLYAPLIRDGRMEKFYWAPTREDRIGVCKGIFRTDNVADEDIVKLVDTFPGQSIDFFGALRARVYDDEVRKWVVAVGVQAIGKKLVNSKEPPPKFEQPAMTLQKLLEYGSMLVQEQENVKRVQLAETYLNEAALGNANEDAITRGAF, encoded by the exons ATGGTTAGGATATCCTTTTTCCTATGGACTCAACTCCTCCGTCATCCCTTTGCTTCTATAAAGTCCCTCTTCACTCCTCACTCCTCTTTATCCTTCTCCAAATCTACCTTCCCTCTGCCAAATACTTACTCACTACTCCAAGTCCCCATGGCCGCCTCCGCTGCCTCTGTCGGAGTCGTTAACCATGCACCG CTGAGCTTGAATGGCTCTGGATCCGCTACTTCGGTTCCGAGTTCAGTGTTCTTCGGGAAGAAAGTGGTGACCTCGAGAGCTGTGACCCCGAAGGCTTCTTCGGGTAGCTTCAAGGTGGTGGCAGTGGAATCAATCCCAGACGAGAATCTCGAGAAGCAGACCAACAAAGACAGATGGGCCGGACTTGGATATGATGTTTCAGATGATCAGCAGGACATCACAAGAGGAAAGGGAATGGTGGATTCTCTGTTTCAAGCTCCCATGCAATCTGGAACTCATTATGCTGTTATGAGCTCTTATGAGTATCTTAGTACAGGACTTAAAAC ATATGAAGGCATGGACAATATATTGGATGGTTACTACATTGCTCCTGCTTTCATGGACAAATTGGTTGTTCACATCACCAAGAACTACATGACCCTCCCAAACATCAAG GTTCCTTTGATTTTGGGTCTGTGGGGAGGCAAAGGACAAGGAAAATCCTTCCAATGTGAGCTTGTATTTGCCAAGATGGGAATCAA CCCAATCATGATGAGTGCCGGAGAATTGGAAAGCGGGAACGCAGGAGAGCCAGCCAAGTTGATCCGACAACGGTACCGTGAGGCGGCTGACATAATCAAGAAGGGAAAAATGTCCTGCCTCTTCATCAACGATCTTGATGCAGGTGCTGGTCGTCTTGGTGGTACCACTCAATACACCGTCAACAACCAAATGGTTAACGCCACACTCATGAACATCGCCGATAACCCCACCAATGTCCAACTCCCTGGAATGTACAACAAGGAGGAGAACCCCCGAGTTCCAATCATCGTCACTGGTAACGATTTCTCCACTCTCTACGCTCCTCTCATCCGTGACGGTCGTATGGAGAAATTCTACTGGGCACCCACTAGGGAAGACCGTATCGGTGTCTGCAAAGGTATCTTCCGTACCGACAATGTGGCTGATGAGGACATCGTCAAGTTGGTCGACACCTTCCCAGGCCAATCCATCG ATTTCTTCGGTGCTCTAAGGGCGAGAGTGTACGATGACGAAGTAAGGAAGTGGGTCGTCGCAGTTGGAGTCCAGGCTATTGGGAAGAAGCTTGTGAACTCAAAAGAGCCACCACCGAAGTTCGAGCAGCCAGCAATGACACTTCAAAAGCTGTTGGAGTATGGTAGCATGTTGGTTCAAGAACAAGAGAACGTGAAGAGGGTGCAATTGGCTGAAACTTATTTGAATGAGGCTGCTCTTGGCAATGCCAATGAAGATGCCATTACTAGAGGAGCTTTCTAA
- the LOC103500234 gene encoding ribulose bisphosphate carboxylase/oxygenase activase 1, chloroplastic-like isoform X2, whose translation MAASAASVGVVNHAPLSLNGSGSATSVPSSVFFGKKVVTSRAVTPKASSGSFKVVAVESIPDENLEKQTNKDRWAGLGYDVSDDQQDITRGKGMVDSLFQAPMQSGTHYAVMSSYEYLSTGLKTYEGMDNILDGYYIAPAFMDKLVVHITKNYMTLPNIKVPLILGLWGGKGQGKSFQCELVFAKMGINPIMMSAGELESGNAGEPAKLIRQRYREAADIIKKGKMSCLFINDLDAGAGRLGGTTQYTVNNQMVNATLMNIADNPTNVQLPGMYNKEENPRVPIIVTGNDFSTLYAPLIRDGRMEKFYWAPTREDRIGVCKGIFRTDNVADEDIVKLVDTFPGQSIGQFLRCSKGESVR comes from the exons ATGGCCGCCTCCGCTGCCTCTGTCGGAGTCGTTAACCATGCACCG CTGAGCTTGAATGGCTCTGGATCCGCTACTTCGGTTCCGAGTTCAGTGTTCTTCGGGAAGAAAGTGGTGACCTCGAGAGCTGTGACCCCGAAGGCTTCTTCGGGTAGCTTCAAGGTGGTGGCAGTGGAATCAATCCCAGACGAGAATCTCGAGAAGCAGACCAACAAAGACAGATGGGCCGGACTTGGATATGATGTTTCAGATGATCAGCAGGACATCACAAGAGGAAAGGGAATGGTGGATTCTCTGTTTCAAGCTCCCATGCAATCTGGAACTCATTATGCTGTTATGAGCTCTTATGAGTATCTTAGTACAGGACTTAAAAC ATATGAAGGCATGGACAATATATTGGATGGTTACTACATTGCTCCTGCTTTCATGGACAAATTGGTTGTTCACATCACCAAGAACTACATGACCCTCCCAAACATCAAG GTTCCTTTGATTTTGGGTCTGTGGGGAGGCAAAGGACAAGGAAAATCCTTCCAATGTGAGCTTGTATTTGCCAAGATGGGAATCAA CCCAATCATGATGAGTGCCGGAGAATTGGAAAGCGGGAACGCAGGAGAGCCAGCCAAGTTGATCCGACAACGGTACCGTGAGGCGGCTGACATAATCAAGAAGGGAAAAATGTCCTGCCTCTTCATCAACGATCTTGATGCAGGTGCTGGTCGTCTTGGTGGTACCACTCAATACACCGTCAACAACCAAATGGTTAACGCCACACTCATGAACATCGCCGATAACCCCACCAATGTCCAACTCCCTGGAATGTACAACAAGGAGGAGAACCCCCGAGTTCCAATCATCGTCACTGGTAACGATTTCTCCACTCTCTACGCTCCTCTCATCCGTGACGGTCGTATGGAGAAATTCTACTGGGCACCCACTAGGGAAGACCGTATCGGTGTCTGCAAAGGTATCTTCCGTACCGACAATGTGGCTGATGAGGACATCGTCAAGTTGGTCGACACCTTCCCAGGCCAATCCATCGGTCA ATTTCTTCGGTGCTCTAAGGGCGAGAGTGTACGATGA